The Teredinibacter sp. KSP-S5-2 genome includes a window with the following:
- the ilvA gene encoding threonine ammonia-lyase, biosynthetic produces MPQSYVKRILNARIYDLAVETPLEDMPLISDRTKNNVIIKREDLQPVFSFKVRGAYNCLLQLTDEQRKGGVIAASAGNHAQGLALSAKHLGVNATIVMPRTTPMIKVEAVKRRGAKVVLHGDTYDEASEHAHSLVEEKGMTYIPPYDHPDVIAGQGTVAMELLRQHSGPIDAVFIPVGGGGLCAGMAAYIKYVRPEVKVYAVEPEDAACLKLAMDRKRRAVLPQVGIFADGVAVAQIGKETYRVLKDTIDGVITCSADEMCAAIKDIFEDTRSIAEPAGALSLAGLKKYVAENGVEGQTLVTINSGANTNFDRLRYISEQTEIGEQREAIFAVTIPEEPGSYKKFCSLLGKRSITEFNYRYADNRDAHIFVGMQILPGGNDRQEIVEKLQKHGYDVVDMTDNDIAKLHIRHMVGGHAPQVENEIVYRFEFPERPGALLQFLTKLAGRWNISMFHYRNHGSAYGRVLVGMQVPSKERKQLEALLSELNYGYSDETDNPAYQYFLS; encoded by the coding sequence ATGCCCCAGTCCTACGTTAAGCGCATCTTAAATGCACGCATCTATGATCTTGCGGTAGAAACACCGTTAGAAGACATGCCTCTTATCTCCGATCGAACCAAGAATAACGTGATTATTAAGCGTGAAGACTTGCAGCCGGTGTTTTCATTTAAAGTTCGGGGCGCGTACAACTGTTTATTGCAGCTTACCGACGAGCAGAGGAAAGGCGGGGTGATTGCTGCATCAGCGGGGAATCATGCGCAAGGTTTGGCCTTATCGGCTAAACATCTTGGGGTGAATGCCACCATCGTGATGCCCCGAACCACGCCAATGATTAAAGTTGAAGCAGTTAAGCGCAGGGGAGCGAAAGTGGTGCTTCATGGTGATACTTATGATGAGGCCTCTGAGCACGCGCATAGTTTGGTTGAAGAAAAGGGAATGACGTATATCCCTCCTTACGACCACCCTGATGTCATCGCCGGGCAGGGAACCGTTGCTATGGAGTTACTCCGCCAGCATTCTGGGCCAATTGATGCCGTGTTTATTCCTGTTGGCGGGGGCGGTCTCTGCGCGGGTATGGCGGCGTACATCAAATATGTGAGGCCGGAAGTCAAGGTCTATGCGGTTGAGCCTGAAGATGCGGCGTGCCTTAAACTGGCGATGGACAGAAAGCGTCGAGCGGTGTTACCTCAGGTGGGTATTTTTGCTGATGGAGTTGCTGTTGCGCAGATTGGTAAAGAAACATATCGCGTTTTGAAAGACACAATTGATGGCGTGATTACCTGTAGTGCGGATGAGATGTGTGCTGCCATTAAAGACATTTTCGAAGATACCCGCTCTATCGCGGAGCCGGCTGGCGCGCTGTCGCTGGCAGGCTTGAAAAAATATGTTGCGGAAAACGGCGTTGAAGGGCAAACGCTGGTGACCATTAACAGTGGTGCAAACACGAATTTTGATCGTCTACGTTACATCTCGGAACAGACAGAAATCGGTGAGCAGAGAGAAGCCATTTTTGCTGTCACTATTCCTGAAGAACCTGGCAGTTACAAAAAATTCTGCAGTTTGCTTGGTAAGCGTTCTATTACTGAGTTTAACTACCGTTACGCTGATAATCGGGATGCGCATATTTTTGTTGGTATGCAGATTTTGCCGGGTGGTAATGATCGACAGGAGATTGTTGAGAAGTTGCAAAAGCACGGTTATGACGTGGTGGATATGACGGACAACGACATCGCCAAACTGCATATACGCCATATGGTCGGCGGTCATGCACCACAAGTGGAAAATGAAATTGTTTATCGGTTTGAGTTCCCTGAGCGTCCAGGAGCTTTGTTGCAATTTCTCACGAAATTAGCCGGGCGTTGGAATATCTCTATGTTCCACTACCGTAATCACGGATCTGCTTATGGTCGCGTTCTGGTAGGTATGCAAGTGCCATCTAAGGAAAGGAAGCAGTTGGAAGCTTTGTTGAGCGAACTCAATTACGGCTACTCGGATGAAACGGATAATCCAGCTTATCAGTATTTCTTATCGTAG
- the rpiA gene encoding ribose-5-phosphate isomerase RpiA, whose amino-acid sequence MNQDDQKRASAQAAIDLIVPDLTPDTVLGIGTGSTADLFIDLLAEHQDKFYGTVSSSKASADRLTKHGIKVFDLNQYSHLGFYIDGADETTPELALIKGGGGALTREKIVAACAEKFICIADESKWVNTLGNFPLPVEVIPMAKTYVAEQLERLGGTPKHREGFVTDNGNIILDVHGLTITDPVAIEQHTNHIVGVVTNGIFAQRPADVLLLGTSTGVVTYTR is encoded by the coding sequence ATGAACCAAGACGATCAGAAGCGGGCTTCCGCACAGGCTGCGATAGATTTAATTGTTCCAGACCTGACACCAGACACCGTTCTCGGCATCGGCACCGGCTCAACCGCTGACTTATTCATAGACCTACTGGCAGAACACCAGGATAAGTTCTACGGAACCGTTTCCAGCTCAAAGGCTTCAGCAGACAGGCTGACCAAACACGGCATCAAAGTGTTCGACTTAAACCAGTATTCCCATCTCGGTTTTTACATTGACGGAGCAGATGAAACCACTCCAGAACTGGCCCTGATCAAAGGCGGCGGTGGTGCCCTTACCCGTGAAAAAATTGTTGCGGCCTGCGCCGAAAAATTCATCTGCATTGCCGACGAAAGCAAATGGGTGAACACATTAGGAAACTTCCCTCTACCAGTGGAGGTCATCCCGATGGCCAAAACTTATGTTGCAGAACAGCTGGAGAGGCTCGGCGGCACGCCGAAACACCGAGAAGGCTTTGTTACCGACAACGGCAACATCATCCTTGATGTACACGGTTTAACTATTACAGACCCCGTTGCCATCGAGCAACACACTAATCATATCGTAGGGGTTGTCACCAACGGCATCTTTGCCCAAAGACCCGCAGATGTTCTATTGCTGGGCACGTCTACTGGCGTCGTAACTTACACACGTTAA
- the serA gene encoding phosphoglycerate dehydrogenase, whose amino-acid sequence MSEAVTTSLEKSKIKFVLLEGVHQSAVESLKNAGYTNIDYLKTALTDDALIEKIKDAHFVGLRSRTQLTRKIFENAPKLIAVGCFCIGTNQVDLEAAQEYGVAVFNAPYSNTRSVAELVIAETILLLRGIPERNAGCHRGEWNKSADGSYEIRGKTIGLIGYGSIGSQVSVMAEALGMNVIFYDIITKLPLGNASQCNTLDELLAKSDIVSLHVPETDDTQNLIGAEEIAKMKKGAILINASRGTVIDIDPLASALKSGHLSGTAIDVFPVEPKGNNDEFVSPLRGFDNAILTPHIGGSTVEAQENIGLEVTEKLIKYSDNGTTTSSVNFPEVALPSHKGSHRLLHVHTNQPGILTAINQVLSESNINITGQYLQTNNKVGYVVVDINSEYSDVALKHLKSIPGTIRCRVLF is encoded by the coding sequence ATGTCTGAAGCTGTTACTACTTCCCTTGAAAAAAGTAAAATCAAATTTGTCCTACTGGAAGGGGTACACCAATCCGCTGTAGAAAGCTTAAAAAATGCGGGTTACACCAACATTGATTATCTTAAAACAGCGTTAACCGACGATGCGCTGATCGAAAAAATTAAAGACGCTCACTTTGTGGGACTTCGATCTCGAACACAACTCACCCGCAAAATATTTGAAAATGCCCCAAAACTGATTGCCGTTGGTTGTTTCTGCATTGGTACCAACCAAGTCGACCTGGAGGCAGCACAGGAATACGGTGTTGCAGTATTTAATGCCCCCTACTCCAATACCCGCAGCGTCGCCGAGCTGGTTATTGCCGAAACCATTCTACTTCTCAGAGGCATACCAGAAAGAAATGCAGGCTGTCACCGGGGTGAATGGAATAAATCTGCTGATGGCTCATACGAAATACGAGGCAAAACAATCGGCTTAATTGGTTACGGTTCGATTGGTAGTCAAGTCAGTGTTATGGCTGAAGCATTGGGAATGAATGTTATCTTTTATGACATTATTACCAAGTTACCCCTCGGCAATGCCAGTCAGTGTAATACTCTGGACGAACTTCTCGCCAAATCCGATATTGTAAGCTTACACGTGCCCGAGACAGATGATACTCAAAATTTAATCGGCGCAGAAGAAATTGCAAAAATGAAAAAAGGGGCGATTTTAATTAACGCGTCTCGAGGCACTGTCATTGATATTGATCCATTAGCCTCAGCATTGAAAAGCGGTCACCTTTCTGGAACGGCAATTGACGTCTTCCCCGTAGAACCGAAAGGTAATAACGATGAATTTGTCAGCCCTTTGCGCGGCTTTGACAACGCAATACTTACCCCACATATCGGTGGCTCAACGGTTGAGGCGCAGGAAAATATCGGTCTCGAGGTTACCGAGAAGTTAATTAAATATTCAGATAACGGGACAACCACCTCTTCCGTTAATTTTCCGGAGGTTGCGTTACCTTCTCACAAAGGCTCACATCGTTTATTGCACGTGCACACTAACCAACCCGGAATTCTAACGGCAATAAACCAGGTTTTGTCTGAAAGCAACATCAACATCACCGGCCAGTATTTACAAACAAATAACAAGGTCGGCTACGTTGTGGTGGACATCAACTCCGAGTACAGTGATGTTGCACTTAAGCATCTAAAATCGATTCCGGGAACGATTCGCTGTCGGGTATTATTTTAA
- a CDS encoding winged helix-turn-helix domain-containing protein, which yields MQKDSRLYFDEWVLDLNTNTLSSSEKAIQLENRQCQVLHYFILHAGEDIPKDELLSSIWKDRLASEDALYVCITHLRKALNDNYRNPRYIKTLPGVGYRFIANETSIPNSSTEPNQQKINLNIKALIALFATTCTLALIVMLSWFDQPTTQEVTSTITQRFQHARYLLASENGDTQQAFQILQDIIQQQPDYAPAYALIAEQKLYPALRSKDAAQIKQIRELSQKALSLDSRNKSAHLTIAGIYFLWDWNFQKAEQHYQQALGYSHAESTYAQFLLAFGMFEEAEKYTQAYIDREPKAFHETSSAWIYTMSGAYNKAFQALKILEEITPDDFYYHVSLQSLYELTNQEDAAISELLWIMEHAGYPKEILAELKNQAGNSGITAIYQWLAFDDTLHLNIGQYEPPLSLARYALAIGEEQAAMDQLKLAVEQRHFEVLWINVDPRYQALRETAFFNQLLATIGISLYQPESSFP from the coding sequence ATGCAAAAAGACAGTAGGCTTTATTTCGACGAATGGGTGCTCGACTTAAACACCAATACCCTATCCAGCTCGGAAAAAGCTATTCAGCTGGAGAATCGTCAATGCCAGGTTTTGCACTATTTTATTCTTCACGCAGGAGAGGACATTCCCAAAGATGAACTACTGTCATCGATTTGGAAGGACCGACTGGCAAGTGAAGATGCTCTCTATGTGTGTATCACACATCTACGAAAAGCGTTAAACGACAACTACCGCAACCCTAGGTACATAAAAACCCTTCCCGGTGTTGGTTATCGATTCATTGCCAATGAGACATCCATACCAAATTCTTCTACAGAACCCAATCAACAAAAAATAAACCTAAATATTAAAGCCCTGATCGCTTTATTCGCTACCACCTGCACACTTGCCTTAATAGTGATGCTTAGTTGGTTCGATCAACCAACCACACAGGAAGTCACATCAACTATCACCCAACGTTTTCAACATGCCAGATATTTGCTGGCTAGCGAAAACGGAGATACACAGCAGGCATTTCAGATATTACAAGATATTATTCAGCAGCAGCCGGACTACGCACCAGCATACGCGCTGATTGCAGAGCAAAAACTCTACCCGGCACTTCGTAGCAAAGATGCGGCCCAGATAAAGCAGATTCGAGAGTTATCCCAAAAAGCACTCTCACTGGACTCTCGAAATAAATCCGCACATTTAACAATCGCCGGTATTTATTTCCTTTGGGACTGGAATTTCCAGAAGGCGGAACAACACTACCAACAGGCTCTTGGATACAGTCACGCAGAAAGTACCTATGCTCAGTTTCTGCTGGCATTTGGTATGTTTGAAGAGGCAGAAAAATATACTCAAGCCTATATTGACCGCGAACCAAAAGCGTTTCACGAAACTTCATCGGCCTGGATTTATACGATGAGTGGAGCTTATAACAAAGCTTTTCAGGCATTGAAAATACTAGAGGAAATTACACCTGACGATTTTTATTACCATGTTTCCTTACAATCACTTTATGAACTCACCAATCAGGAAGATGCGGCGATCAGCGAACTTCTGTGGATTATGGAACATGCAGGTTACCCTAAAGAAATATTGGCAGAACTAAAAAACCAAGCGGGTAACTCAGGTATCACAGCTATTTATCAATGGCTGGCATTCGACGACACTCTTCACCTAAACATTGGGCAGTATGAACCTCCCCTGTCTCTTGCCCGTTACGCACTTGCTATAGGTGAAGAACAGGCAGCTATGGATCAGCTCAAGCTCGCGGTCGAGCAGCGTCATTTTGAAGTACTCTGGATAAACGTGGATCCCCGTTATCAGGCTTTGCGCGAAACGGCATTTTTTAATCAGCTTCTGGCAACCATCGGCATTTCCCTCTATCAACCTGAAAGTTCTTTCCCTTAA
- a CDS encoding DUF4157 domain-containing protein, with the protein MDYVALHRELVEFCREQEAFILQNGRPLTSFERKVAEKIGVQHPEKVRIVRSRVLPKFTGEYLSVWAEKHHFHAQSTAAFTFGYGIIIRKKYSASKPLLAHELTHIRQAEGLGLEVYLSQYIQQLKDIGYFKAPFEQEARVVSENYYRLMFHDI; encoded by the coding sequence ATGGATTATGTTGCTTTGCATCGGGAATTAGTTGAGTTTTGTCGTGAGCAAGAAGCGTTTATTCTCCAAAACGGTAGGCCGTTAACTTCGTTTGAGAGAAAAGTTGCAGAAAAAATAGGCGTACAACATCCTGAGAAGGTGCGAATTGTTCGTTCCAGAGTACTACCGAAGTTTACCGGTGAGTACCTCTCTGTCTGGGCGGAAAAACACCACTTTCATGCTCAATCAACTGCAGCTTTTACATTTGGTTACGGCATTATTATTCGAAAGAAATACTCGGCAAGTAAACCGTTACTGGCTCATGAACTCACCCACATTCGTCAGGCAGAAGGGCTTGGGCTAGAAGTGTATCTGAGTCAATACATACAGCAGTTGAAAGACATCGGGTACTTTAAAGCGCCTTTTGAGCAGGAAGCGAGAGTTGTTAGCGAAAACTATTATCGGTTGATGTTCCACGATATTTAA
- a CDS encoding DUF5009 domain-containing protein: protein MNTDAFPNQRILPIDIFRGITIFVMIFVNNVSSAKGMPAWIRHAAADADTMTFTDVVYPAFLFIVGMAIPFATQIRFSRGASTSGVLVHSLIRGASLMLIGFFMVNTYWGWDAEKMLLPISAWSLLMYLCFFLVWCHYPKTMQPNIKLALQGLGIAGLIALWWIYEGVDGQGMTTQWWGIIGQIGWAYVLALPVYLVTQRLRFLAIAALVYFALFVLLDSIGAGNSNVMLDWLYENRRNTTHAGMVLMGAMMSQLIYHKELRQNYLTNTLIFAAVTFVFACIFWQVSPISKIWGTPSWGLFSLFFCIISFLFLQWLIEVKQIKGWTFLFDPAANNSLLIYIIPFIVIAFLNLINIPVRPEFFSGGWLGAAWSIAFTIVIMLIGSVLSNSGIRLKL from the coding sequence ATGAATACGGACGCTTTTCCTAATCAAAGAATACTGCCTATTGATATTTTTCGAGGAATAACAATCTTCGTTATGATCTTCGTCAACAATGTCAGTAGCGCCAAAGGCATGCCCGCCTGGATAAGACACGCGGCGGCAGACGCAGATACCATGACCTTCACTGATGTTGTTTATCCGGCATTTCTATTTATCGTAGGTATGGCTATTCCGTTTGCAACGCAAATCCGGTTTTCCCGGGGAGCAAGCACCTCGGGTGTGCTGGTACACAGCCTAATTCGGGGAGCCAGTTTAATGCTTATTGGCTTTTTCATGGTGAACACCTATTGGGGCTGGGATGCAGAAAAAATGCTGCTTCCTATCTCCGCTTGGTCGTTGCTCATGTACCTGTGCTTTTTCCTTGTCTGGTGCCACTACCCTAAAACCATGCAACCCAATATAAAGCTTGCGTTGCAAGGCTTGGGAATTGCAGGGCTCATAGCTCTTTGGTGGATTTACGAGGGCGTGGATGGTCAGGGTATGACAACCCAATGGTGGGGCATTATTGGGCAAATAGGTTGGGCGTATGTTTTAGCCCTCCCAGTCTATCTGGTTACCCAACGCTTAAGGTTTCTTGCCATAGCGGCGCTGGTTTATTTTGCCTTATTTGTGCTTCTGGATTCGATTGGAGCGGGAAATAGCAATGTCATGCTGGACTGGCTATATGAAAACCGTCGAAATACTACCCACGCAGGCATGGTGCTAATGGGCGCAATGATGTCTCAACTTATTTATCATAAAGAGTTGAGACAGAATTACTTAACCAACACGCTGATATTTGCCGCGGTTACGTTTGTCTTTGCATGCATATTCTGGCAAGTCTCACCCATATCAAAAATATGGGGAACCCCCTCATGGGGCTTGTTCAGTCTGTTTTTCTGCATCATCAGCTTCTTGTTCTTGCAATGGCTCATTGAAGTGAAGCAGATAAAAGGCTGGACGTTTTTGTTCGACCCTGCAGCGAATAACTCCCTGTTAATTTATATCATTCCCTTTATTGTGATTGCTTTTTTAAACCTGATAAATATTCCGGTTAGGCCAGAATTTTTCAGCGGAGGATGGTTAGGCGCTGCCTGGTCGATAGCGTTCACCATTGTCATTATGTTGATAGGCAGCGTGCTGAGTAACTCAGGCATTCGCCTTAAGCTTTAA
- a CDS encoding GspE/PulE family protein, translated as MVAAMAAQRSLDLRSIITELQSDGFISQEEANRLMGANRTPEEAALHPITYVARQNIENPNNPGHHLDEMILTDWMSNKSGLPLYHIDPMKVPVAKASEIMSYAFAKRHGLLCVNVTGDVVTIAVTQPFMTDWESQLGQTVRQEIRKVIAPPSDIDRYRVEFYSLANSVSGAVSGGGNRRSGVTNFEQLLELGSLKDPEANDQHIVNIVDWLLQYAFDQRASDIHIEPRREYTRMRFRIDGVLHNIYEFPPSVATAIVSRLKILGRMNVAEKRKPQDGRLKTVRESGAEAELRLSTLPTAFGEKMVMRIFDPDVLLKSFEDLGLTGDDYSRWQTMLKKPHGIVLVTGPTGSGKTTTLYSSLKTLATDEVNVSTIEDPIEMVEDSFNQTQVQHNIDLDFAAGIRTLMRQDPDIIMVGEIRDLETARMAVQAALTGHLVLSTLHTNDAPSAISRLLDLGIPSYLIRSTVIGVMAQRLLRTLCPSCKQESTVKTADWDGLVKPWKVAKPQKVFEPVGCLECRNTGYLGRQGIYEILPLSESVQGLMTDDADLIKIRQQAMREGMRTLRLSGAQKVAAGKTTVSEVMRVAPPPEAS; from the coding sequence ATGGTAGCGGCAATGGCAGCACAGCGTTCTTTAGATCTCCGTTCTATCATCACGGAGTTACAATCTGATGGTTTTATTTCCCAGGAAGAAGCCAACAGGCTGATGGGAGCGAACCGAACTCCTGAAGAAGCCGCTTTGCACCCTATCACATATGTGGCCAGGCAAAATATCGAAAATCCTAATAACCCCGGCCATCATCTCGACGAAATGATCTTAACGGACTGGATGTCAAATAAGAGTGGTTTACCGCTATATCATATCGACCCCATGAAAGTGCCTGTGGCAAAAGCATCGGAAATAATGTCCTATGCGTTTGCCAAGCGTCATGGGTTGCTATGTGTCAATGTCACAGGTGACGTGGTCACTATTGCAGTTACTCAACCTTTTATGACGGATTGGGAATCACAGCTTGGTCAAACTGTTCGCCAGGAAATCCGAAAAGTTATTGCGCCGCCTTCCGATATTGACCGTTACCGTGTTGAGTTTTATTCATTAGCTAATTCCGTTTCCGGTGCTGTGAGTGGCGGGGGCAATCGACGTTCCGGCGTGACTAATTTTGAGCAGTTGCTTGAGCTGGGGAGTTTAAAAGACCCGGAAGCCAATGATCAGCATATTGTGAATATTGTTGACTGGTTATTACAGTATGCGTTTGATCAGCGCGCCAGTGATATTCATATTGAGCCGCGTCGTGAGTATACGCGCATGCGTTTTCGGATCGATGGTGTTCTGCATAACATTTACGAATTTCCGCCATCGGTGGCAACAGCGATTGTCAGCCGTTTAAAAATTCTTGGTCGAATGAACGTGGCAGAAAAAAGAAAACCGCAGGATGGCCGATTAAAAACGGTGCGTGAAAGTGGCGCGGAAGCGGAATTGCGCTTGTCTACTTTGCCAACGGCATTCGGCGAAAAAATGGTCATGCGAATTTTTGATCCGGATGTTTTATTAAAATCCTTTGAGGATCTTGGCTTAACCGGGGATGATTATTCCCGTTGGCAGACCATGCTGAAAAAACCACATGGAATTGTATTGGTAACCGGCCCGACGGGGTCGGGTAAAACCACAACCTTGTATTCCTCGCTAAAAACGTTAGCAACCGACGAGGTGAATGTCTCCACCATTGAAGACCCAATTGAAATGGTGGAAGACAGCTTTAATCAGACTCAGGTACAACATAATATCGACCTGGATTTTGCTGCCGGTATTCGCACGTTAATGCGGCAGGACCCGGATATTATTATGGTGGGAGAGATTCGTGACCTGGAAACCGCACGTATGGCCGTGCAGGCTGCATTGACCGGACATTTAGTGCTTTCCACTTTACATACCAACGATGCACCTTCTGCTATCAGTCGTCTATTGGATCTTGGCATTCCCAGTTATCTCATTCGTTCGACGGTGATTGGTGTTATGGCCCAGCGACTGCTTCGAACTTTATGCCCATCCTGTAAACAGGAGTCAACGGTGAAAACAGCGGACTGGGATGGACTGGTCAAACCCTGGAAAGTGGCGAAGCCGCAAAAGGTGTTCGAGCCAGTTGGTTGCCTCGAATGCCGCAATACCGGTTATCTTGGTCGACAGGGTATATATGAAATCCTGCCGTTGAGTGAGAGTGTGCAAGGGCTGATGACCGATGATGCGGATTTAATAAAAATTCGCCAACAGGCAATGCGTGAGGGAATGAGAACTTTGCGTTTGAGTGGTGCGCAAAAAGTAGCTGCAGGAAAAACAACGGTATCGGAGGTGATGCGCGTTGCACCACCCCCGGAAGCCAGTTAA
- a CDS encoding PhzF family phenazine biosynthesis protein — MELTIYKVDAFSQQVFSGNPAAVCLLEDWLPELVMQAIAGEINLSETTFIVAKGDDYRIRWFTPTKEVNLCGHATLATAHVLHTHYGLPLGQIKFHSKSGILTTTYDGDKITLNFPVNRPHPIEPPANLPSILGGNPKATYAWEDLVVFYDDATEVEILEPDLAAIAKLPYRGVCVTAPSPSLDDTDFVCRFFAPAYGINEDPVTGSAYTAITPLYADLMGKQTFSAKQLSKRGGYLELHLDDNRINISGYAITVMKSTFYLNATQE, encoded by the coding sequence ATGGAACTCACGATTTACAAAGTTGATGCTTTTTCACAGCAGGTGTTTTCGGGTAACCCCGCAGCCGTTTGCCTTTTAGAAGATTGGTTGCCAGAACTCGTAATGCAAGCCATTGCGGGAGAAATTAATTTGTCCGAGACCACCTTCATAGTAGCAAAAGGTGACGATTACCGAATTCGCTGGTTTACACCAACCAAAGAAGTGAATTTGTGCGGACACGCAACGCTGGCTACAGCACATGTTTTACACACCCACTATGGCTTGCCCCTAGGCCAGATAAAGTTTCACTCCAAAAGTGGCATTCTGACAACAACCTACGATGGCGACAAAATCACGTTGAATTTCCCGGTGAACCGTCCGCACCCCATAGAGCCACCAGCCAATTTACCCTCAATATTAGGCGGCAACCCCAAAGCAACCTATGCCTGGGAAGATTTAGTTGTCTTTTATGACGATGCCACCGAAGTTGAAATTCTCGAACCGGACCTAGCCGCTATAGCCAAGTTACCTTATCGAGGCGTTTGCGTTACCGCTCCGTCGCCATCATTGGACGACACGGATTTTGTCTGTCGTTTTTTTGCGCCGGCTTACGGTATAAATGAAGACCCGGTTACCGGCTCGGCATACACAGCAATTACCCCTCTTTATGCCGATTTAATGGGAAAACAAACGTTTTCTGCAAAGCAATTATCAAAACGTGGGGGCTACCTGGAACTACACTTGGATGACAATCGGATTAACATTTCCGGTTATGCAATAACCGTCATGAAGTCAACGTTCTACTTAAACGCAACCCAGGAATAA
- the argE gene encoding acetylornithine deacetylase produces MLNTTLFKDRLHQLIATPSVSCTDDRIDMSNLAVIELLGNWLSDLGFKATIQHIADAPGKANLIATYGKGPGGLVLAGHTDTVPCNPDKWQQDPFQLSDRDNRFYGLGTTDMKGFFPVVLAAIESIKNQLHQLRQPIIVLATADEESSMSGARALTRASLPQARYAVIGEPTNMKPVRMHKGIMMERVSVQGLAGHSSNPNLGHNALDTMHTVLGELKAYRQKLRAEYTNSHFEIDYPTLNFGCVHGGDNPNRICNACELQFDLRPLPGMNLDDLHHEIDQKLSQAGLQDGTNVTVSKLFPGVEPYEEPASSELVKVAEQLTGYSSHAVAFATEAPFLQQLGMQTIVMGPGSIDQAHQPNEFIEQDQISTSVNIISQLITTLCR; encoded by the coding sequence ATGCTCAACACAACGCTTTTTAAAGATCGTTTACACCAGCTTATCGCTACACCATCGGTAAGCTGCACCGACGACCGCATAGACATGAGTAATTTAGCGGTGATCGAACTACTCGGAAACTGGTTAAGCGACCTGGGGTTTAAAGCAACTATTCAGCACATCGCAGATGCACCAGGCAAGGCAAACTTAATTGCGACATATGGTAAAGGGCCCGGTGGTTTAGTGTTGGCAGGGCATACTGATACAGTGCCCTGCAATCCAGATAAGTGGCAACAGGATCCATTTCAACTCAGTGACCGGGACAACCGTTTTTACGGCTTGGGAACAACGGATATGAAAGGTTTTTTCCCCGTTGTGCTCGCTGCAATCGAATCCATTAAAAACCAATTACATCAGTTAAGACAGCCAATCATTGTCCTAGCCACCGCTGATGAAGAGTCCTCAATGTCCGGTGCGCGGGCATTAACTCGAGCCAGTTTGCCACAAGCGCGATACGCCGTTATTGGCGAGCCCACCAACATGAAACCGGTGCGCATGCACAAAGGGATAATGATGGAGAGAGTCAGTGTGCAAGGTCTCGCCGGGCACTCATCCAACCCAAACCTGGGGCACAATGCACTGGATACCATGCATACAGTGTTAGGTGAGCTAAAAGCTTATCGCCAAAAGCTGCGTGCAGAGTACACCAACAGCCATTTTGAAATTGATTATCCAACACTGAATTTTGGCTGTGTACATGGCGGAGATAACCCAAACCGAATCTGTAACGCCTGCGAACTCCAATTTGATTTGCGACCATTGCCCGGCATGAATCTCGACGATTTACACCATGAAATCGATCAAAAACTTAGCCAGGCCGGGTTACAAGACGGGACTAATGTCACCGTAAGTAAATTATTTCCAGGGGTTGAGCCCTATGAGGAACCGGCAAGCAGCGAACTGGTAAAAGTAGCAGAACAACTTACCGGTTATAGTTCGCATGCTGTCGCTTTTGCCACTGAAGCACCATTTTTACAGCAGCTCGGAATGCAGACCATTGTTATGGGGCCAGGATCAATTGATCAGGCTCACCAACCCAATGAGTTTATCGAACAGGATCAAATATCTACTTCGGTAAATATTATCTCTCAATTAATCACCACTCTTTGCCGTTAG